Below is a window of Lodderomyces elongisporus chromosome 3, complete sequence DNA.
cccccctttttttccgTTTATCAATTTCCTCTATTAtttcttgaaattttttctttcggTGTGAATAAGTTTGATCTTTTGGAGTTTATAcgtccaaaaaaaaagaaggaagggAAGTGGAATTTAGATATTATatatgaaagaaaaggaacgGGTATAAGTGATTATATTTAAAGGAAGGAGCTGATAGAGTAATTTGGACTCTGCCTATCATTTCATAAACTTGTGAGATTcgaaaactaaaaaagattataaaaattaaaaaattaaaaaaaggaaaacaaaacaaaacaaaacaataaaacacAAGGCCACATTACATTTGGGTCAGCAGTCTTTGTAGCCAAGCCATAACCATCCGGGAAAAGAcgcaaaacaacaaaacaagaacagaacaaaaaaaaaaaaacaacaactaaaGAGAATACCTGTATATGTGCAATGCATCTAATCCCATagagttttttttgtagcATTTGTAACCTTTTTATAGTCACTTTTAGTTTCTATCTGTATGGTTCtgtgtttttgaaaataaaattttaaagTTAACAaatggaagaaaaatatccgagaaaaaaatatcggactaaatttcttttttttctttttttttcattctttcattttgtgCCCGAACAAAGCCCCCTTTTGGGGAGTGATGGGTTTCCTACTTTTATTTCCGGTCTAGCCAGAACCTGCCATCTTATCATGAATTCCATCCCAGAGGCTTAATTGGTCATATATTAGTTTTGTCATTTCGCTTGAAGAATTGGGGAATGGAGAATGAACTCTTCTGTGGCACTGAGAGTATACTTGAGTGTTTTCCAAAGTctacatatacacatattcTATACAGTGTCGAAAAAATCAGAAGGacgaaagaaagaaaaatcacaattttttttttttgaaaagtaaAGTGGACCTTTTGTTGATTgatacaaaaaaagtatagaaCCGATAAACGGCACCAAACGGCAGTATGCGGAAGTAAGCATCAACCATGGCTTAGCTGTACAGCAAACCTGTCACCATTTAAACatgattttgattatgACATTGGCTATGTCATAAGCATGGCCATcccttgttttcttctagTATCTccccacacacactctctttCTCCGACCCCACAACCGCATAAACATTCCAAtgtcttttcttcattccTTCCTTGTTTGTTCGTTTGTtcgtttgtttctttgttggattgtttttattctttattttttattcttttcttcaaagaAACACAACTACAAAATACCCGATCTTctcccttttcttttcttttcctttgtcGTTTGACGTATACTAATAATAGAACCGGCTCGTAATCAACTGTTCCTATTGTGTGTTGAGTAATCCTTTTACTCTTGATCGATTAGTCGCctaaaaaaacacaaataaaaagttttttttttttttgcattgaAACGTCATCATACATGTGCGATGAGGTATAAACAGTGTGGTAAGTCAGAcggcaaaaagaaaaagaaaagaaagagagagagagaatacaaaaatagaatagacTGAAAAACTGTGTACTGAGTATGGAGTCTGGAACACAATAGAATATAAGACCTCTACAATGTTACATCTGCTCTAAAACTACTTAGTGGGAATCTGTATTTAAAGTAAAGAACTCGACATGTGCTATATGGAACAGAGACATGAACATTTCTTATTTAGCAATAGTGGATTGCACGAGGTTTATATATggtgagagagagagagaaagagcgAAAGAGAgtcatacacatacactgTATGTCTtttgcagcaacaacactaAATGTATTCAATATTAGTGAtccttttatttcttaCTCATGAGCCACCTATGCATGCTTCTTGAAGAAAGAGTATCGATACCTTTGTTtacctttctcttttcgttttttttttatcttccagcttttcaaaccaaacaaaaccatCTTATGTTGTTGTCcttcattattttcttcctttcttgaTTTTCACTAAATTCAACTTTGCATAACTAAGAGAACATTATCCTTGTAATGGATGGCCctgtttgaaaaaaagaaaaaatatggTGATTAATATGGCCAACACAAAGAAACAGTGCCGGCATTAGTAAACCACGCGTTTGTACAGTTTGCAACCAGATGGTATATTGTTTTCTCCTACTCCTATACATCATTATTCATGCTGCTATACAACATTACATAAGTAATACACCAGATACAAATTGTGTACTAGGAAAAGGACATACACTTTGAAGCATGGTAGTATAACTTGTTCCTTGAATTGTTTTGCTGTTTCACTACATTACCAAAAATAGAGTCAAAGTAAACTCTGATGGACTATAATAAAAACAGATTGTATAAGCTTGACCCTCGAGCTTATCCTAGAGGTCAATAGTCTGCTTTAACTGAAACAAGTTATGTTATTGTTCGATacattcatatatatatattcatataaTAAATCACGTGACACTtatctatatatagatGCTCTatcttttgaaatttcTATTGAATACTTTAGTTGTTTATTCTACCCCTCCCCTCCATTTTGAAGCTGAATATTTAGTAAGCTTCTACAATCTCCTCGGCAAAAACAATGAGTCACTTAGATCAAGTTCAATTAGAAAGAGATCAAAATTTAAGGACAAAGCCaaaaagttgttgtagtagtagtagtagtagagagaaagagaaagagaaagagaaagaatgcttaataataatatacGACCTTTTACAGATACGGCGCTGTTTataaaaattcaaattttcttgcaatactttttgttttgggtTTGCTTTGAGTTCTTCTTTGTAAGTTTCTTTGGCTAAGATGGAAGGAGGACACATATAAGGAACCAATGTACCCCTCATTTGGTTTATGTCCAacaattgtttgtttttggctttctctttatttctctatttttcttattcatggtgggggggggggaggggaaAAGAGGGGAAGAAACAGATTGAGAGAGATAGTTTGACATTTGCACCTTGATTCAAGTATTATTTATCAAAACGGAAATACGAAAAATGACCCCCTCTCCCTTTCCCCTGTCCCCCGTCCCCCCTCCTACTTCATTTCCACCCAAAAAAacgagaaaaaaaaagtaattgATACCAAAGGAAAAGTAAATGAAGCAGAaccagaaaagaaagaaaaagaagaagaaaaaagaagagagagagtaaAGTATATATTAATCTTGTTCAGTCCATTAGATTGTAGAAAAGAGATGAAAcatatttgtttcttcttcttggtcttcttttttcaatattcgTTTTTGCAGTGGCTGTTGTGCggctcttcttctttaatttctttttttggaaatagTTCCGGATAAAaggtaaaaagaaagaaaagaaaaaaagaaaatcattGAATCAAGTCAAgcaaaggaagaaaaagaaaagattgaatAAAAATTGTCAAGAGATTGTTGCAACCGCGGGTTCAGCCTACAATTCACTCACCACTATTGATATACATATTAATAGaacacacatatacacatatacacacacacacactcccGCATACACtcccacacacacagaggTGTTATCAGCATTGTTCGTTAGTTGCACTAGTCCTTCCACTTTTGTCAAACgatagaagaagaggaaaaaaaaaaacccttTTACTGGCATAGTATTTAGCTGCTAGTTCATATGATAAGAGCCACACCCAAAAGACTACTCACAACCAGAATACCTAAACAGTACAAAGAATTCAAGTACCCAAATTACAACATCAAACACAACCTCCCTCGACTTCCCCACAGACAACTGAACATCACTGGTGCTACATTTCCCTCCACTtttagcaacaacaacaacaacaacaaaaataagACCCAGATTCAAACTATGGTATCAACAGAAGCACAGCTCGACAAGTTACGCAACTACACAGCGCCAACCTACTACTCTTCGTCTGCTCGCACCAATGAAGGACAAAACACTACAGTTTCTGTCTGGCACCGTGTACCCGTCTCACGTCGATCAGCAGTATTCATTCTCCTCTTTCTAGGCAAAAAGGGCGAATTACGAGTCCTCCTCACAAAGAGATCATCAAAACTACGCAACTTTCCAGGCCATGTAGCATTGCCTGGAGGTAAGGCAGATGATGCACTGGAGTCAGAATGGCAAGTGAGTCGAAGAGAAATGCACGAGGAGATTGGCCTTTCCTCAGATGACGAAAGTTTGGCGAAATTAGGCATAACAATTGAGCATTTGACATTGTTGCCAAGCTATTTATCACGAACATTCTCTTGTGTTCGACCATGTGTTGGCTTTATGAAAttcgacaacaacaacaatagctCCAACCAGGACGAAACAGATATTGAAAACACAATAGCATTGAAGTTGAACTTGGCGTTAAACCCTGGAGAGAGCTCATCGATATTTTCGTGTCCATTGCGAGATTTTCTATACCCAACAATAGACGAAAAACCCATGGAATCAATTGAGAGAGTCTCATACAAGGTGAAATGGGGAGGTATTCCATGGGACTTGAGGTCCTATatgtttttgcaaaataatgaaaatgaaatcgATTGGCTAAAGGATATCAAGGACTTATCGCAACTGGAGGAAGATGATATATTAGGCTCAGAGTTGGACTCCGAGGATAAGGAAAGCGTTACACCTCCATCATTTAGATCGAGAGCATCGAGTCCAAAACGAGGTGACTCAAATACACAAGTTGTTGTTAAGAAGCTGAGTCGAGAACCTTCAACTAAACAAAACCTTTCTTCTTGGGGGAGATTGGGTTCAAGGAAACTTGAAGacacaaatgaaaaagtatACGACGTATGGGGATTAACAGCAAACATCTTGCATGACCTCAGCAGACTCATCTACGATGATAGGCTGAGCAACAAACGAATGATTGTTGGAGAGGAGGATATGATCTATGCACTCTATGAATACGGAAACATGATGCAgcagaaagagagaagcgAGATGGAACGCAAGATGATCCACCTGACAAGTGTCGATGATTCTCAAAACGGGTTCTGCGAAATCTTACCAAAGGAGGTGTTTGATAGATTagttaatatatataaattgtaaagttttgatTTAGCTAGATTAATAGAATTGGAAACTTTTACCCAATCTTTATACGCTTTTGCcttgcctttttttttttttacccttttcatttcattttatttcatttctttttcctaaagctcttttcaatttagtCGTAAGAAgcgttcttttttttctcgaTGTAAAGAGGGGAGTCTAACatgagggggggggggggaaatAAAGGGGTGTATTTTCAACAACGTTTATGgggcttttttttctctcttcatTTTAattctatttatttttactttttttattatttttattaatatttttttttttttttttggatttcttcttcatcaaccAAGGAGTTATATAAAGTTGTATCTTTTGAACTGAGACTTGAGAATCAATACATACAATTTAAGGTTTTACAAAACAACTCTTTGCAACAACCAACAATTTACTAGTACTTGCATTCAATGGCATCAGAcgaaaaaacaattgagcTTCTTGAGAAACTACACAATTATCAATTGTTAACCAATTCATACCGTCAATCATTTATTTCTGGGTTTCAAGATCTTGCACGTGCCAATTTTCAGACTAGTGAAAGGATTAAAATCGGAAAGGATGCGTATGATCTAAGACCCTGTCTGGCATGCACTATTGCTGAAGCACAAAAAGAGGCGAATGGAGAACCGTTATTGACAATAGTAGATAAACTAAAGGAGAGGAATATGAATGGAAATGAACATGAGCAGTATGATGCTGATGGCGATCACGATGTTGATCATGATATTGTTGCTGGAGATGATATCAAACAGCAAGTTAAAAACCGAAAACGGAAAAACGTGCAGACAAAAGAAGTAGAACAAGGTGTTTTGAAAGATGTTCCAGAAGAAGTGAATGAGAAAACTGATGTAAGTTATGACGACAAGAATGAAGAAGCAAGTACAGTTTTGTTTCGAGATCCTATCAAGCAATTTGGAGCTATTCCTCCAGCAACACTTCGAAAAAGTCAATCCCACTTCAAGGAGGCATTACTGCAGGCAGTGGAAATTAttaatttgcaaaaaagcATTCAACGACTAATCACTCAACTTGAGTTAGAGAATTAAAAGTCTACACGGGAGGCGGGGGCGGtggtgtttgttgttgttacgaAACAGTTTTGAATTTCTTTATATGCATGAATTTAATACCAAATAACTCggaactttttttttttttaaacaaaagtaaatgtataaataaataaatcaatTATAAAAGAACTGAGTTAGAGAAGTaccaaaagaacaaaagagaaaaaaacaagaaaggAAACAGGTTCCCCTTTTCcttatttgttgttgcttctTCCTCTATGCCTCAGTTTATTATCGTTTTCCTCATTCCTGAGCATTTGTATAGCTTTGGAAAGCGCACGGTCAACCGATACTTGCAAGCCTTGCATTTCATCCAAGGGAAGATCCTCCTTGGGTAATTTCGTACCTAAAGTATTCTCAATCCTCAAGTAGGACTCTAGATCATATTGTGTCACCAATGAAATAGCCTTACCTGCTTTACCTGCTCTTGCTGTTCTTCCAACTCGATGGATGTACAGTGTTGGGTCAGGAATATCGTAATTAATCACAAGATCAACAGCAGGAATATCTAATCCTCTTGCTGCAACATCCGTTGCCACCAAAATCGGAGTTCCTGCTTTAAATTTGTTTATCGCACCTAATCGACGACTCTGTGGCATTTGACCATGTAACTCAACACATTTAAAGCCCAAGTTGAGCAACATTAAACAACATCTTCGTGTATGCACCACAGTTCTTGTGAATATAATCACACGCTTCATTGAATCCAGATTCACAATCTGGATAAGTCTCGTGTCTTTGGTATTGGGACTGGTTAAGCACATTGTCTGTTTCAATTTATCAGGAACTTTTTCCAGCTTAACAATTTCCACTTGTACGGGGCTATTCAAGCTTCGCTTaaatttctcaatttcTCGCGACATTGTTGCAGTATATAAATAAGTGATCCTCTGGTGACTAGGAATCTGTTTCAAAATCTGATCAATAGCCTTAGCATAATCAAGGTCAATCATTCGATCAACCTCATCCATGACTAGATAttgcaatttcttcaacGAGAACCCCTTTGTATGCTCCAAATGATCGATCAATCTACCGGGAGTGGCAATGATTACATGTGGTTTTCTCATCAAATCCCTTGCTTGTTCCATCATGCTCATACCACCAATAATACAAACACTTCTTAAACCCATCGATGAACCCAAGGCGTCAAATGTCTCCTTGATTTGAAATGCCAATTCTCTTGTAGGAGCCAAAACCAATGCATAATATGGCTGGGCAGCAGTATACAATGTTTGAAGTATAGGAATGGCAAAAGCGGCAGTTTTACCAGACCCTGTCTCGGCAATACCAACAATGTCTTTTCCCTGAAGTGCATGAGGAATGGCCGCTGCTTGAATTGGGGTGGGTTGAGTATATTTAAGAGATTGGATGGATTCCAAAAGCTCTGGCACAAGATCAAACTCTGTAAAAGATTGGACAGACGGTGGtgatgacgacgatgatgttgatgatgatgatgatgctgaaGATTGATCTTTTTTAGTAGAAAGATCCTCTTTATTCGATAATTCTGACACATCTGAGACGGGTGTCTCACTTGTAGAAATGCTGATGGTTTCAGAAACAGGTAAAGACTCCTTTGTAGAGGCAGCTGAAGAAGCCGAGGCTAatgctttttgtttcaatgcTTGCTTCTTGATCTTTTCGGCAAGTTTCTTTGTCGCATCAACGGctttggttttcttttgaattCCTTTTGAAGACATGATTATTAGGATGAAATGATAAGGGAAggaacaaataaacaaacaaacaaatatataaactTTGGTAAATTAGCAAAGTGTAGTTGTActtgagcaaaaaaaaaaaagataaatcCTGTGATAGCCTTTTATACGAGAGCAGCTAAAATATAGATTATGTTAACGTTgtgtttttggtttattttGGTGTAGTCCAATGTAATTCAATGTAAATCAAAGTTGAAGCTTTCAGTAGTTTGTTCCCTCTTTTGATTTACTAAATTTTTTGGTGATGAGGGTTCGTACGACGCCAAAATATCTTAATTTTGTGAGATGGATTAGTGGTTTTTCCTCATCGCGCAAAGTAGACAGTAACACATTCTCTCGCATTTACATTACCAATATTTAACAAAACTCAACTATTATCATCACCACAAGTAACACCACTAACATCACTAACACCACTAACACCActaacaccaccaacaccaccacccaCATCAAACAGGATGgctaaaagaagaacaaaaagaagaactcATAAAAAAGTTTCGGAAGAGGATCTTTCCAAGATCCCCAAATCTATGGTGCTCCATCTCGGAGCAGCTTTGAAAAACCACTCATTATCGCAATTGGTTAATGATTTCCGTAATACCATGCAGCCATACACTGCAATCAACTTGCGTGAACGAAAATCCAATAAACTCAAAGATTTCATTGTCATGTGTGGACCCTTGGGTGTTTCTGATATCTTTATATTCAATCAATCTGCCACGGGAAATATCACGTTGCGAATGGGTAAATTACCTCGTGGTCCAACATTACAATTTCGTGTCAATACGTATTCTCTTTGCAAAGATGTACGAAGAATCCTTAAGCATCCCAAATCCGTTGGTAAGGATAGCTTGGAGTTTCACCAGCCTCCGTTGTTGGTGCTTAATGGTTTTACTGCAGTGAACGAAGCTGAGTCACACGAGAAATTGCTCATCACAATGTTTCAAAACATGTTTCCACCAATCCAGCCGCAAATCACTAAGGTGAATACAATCAAAAGAGTCTTGTTGATTACTAAGGATAAGAAAACTGGAGAAATTGAACTTAGGCATTATGCAATCAACACTAAATTAGTTGAGGAAAGCAGAAATGTTAAGAAATTAATTCAATCTCATcataatttgaaaaagaaattgccCAAAATGACAAACGCTCAGGATGTATCGGATTTGATCTTGGACCCATATGCCGTTGGTGGATTGACATCGGACAGTGaggttgaagatgatgcaGTTGTCGAGGTGCAACACGAAGAATTGGTCAAGAAAGATGCAAAAAAACCAGAAGAAACCGGAACTAACTCAGTCACCAccgagagaaaaaagagggcAATCAAGTTGATTGAGCTTGGACCGCGTATCAACATGAGCTTGATGAAGATTGAAGAAGGATTGGTTGGTTCTTCCAAGACTCTTTACCATGCAGCAGTGACAAAAACACAACGTGATATGGATGAGTTGGATGCTAAGCATAGACAAAAGGAGAAGTTGAAagcagaaagaagaagcaaacaACAGGCTGCCGTACAAGCGAAATTGGATGCCAAAAAGGCTAAAAAGGCAAAGAAAGCAAGATTtgctgatgatgacgaggTTAAAGGAGAAGCTAacggagaagaagaagaagaagaagagggagaagaagaggaagaagaaaatgcaGACGAGGATATGCCAGAGTTGAAAGCAGAGGACTATGAAAATGATAGTGATTTGTATAGTGACGTTGAAGTATAAAATCTCATTATATATTAAACTTccattgaaaagaaaattagaCTTAAAAAAGGTACGAACTAAAACTAGAAACTCTTTTtcatattcatttttttaatttttttaattttttttctttctttcttgttttttgctttttttttttgctttttacattttttactttccaAACAATTCTCAGTCAAGCAATTTCTTGGTCTAAAAAAACATGATGACCCAACAATGTCTCTGAGATTTCCATATTATTTATGTAGGAAATGTACTGGACACTCGCCATATCCTTTTTTGTTAAACCAGTCCTTGATGCACTTGTAATGGAAAACACATAGACATTCCAATCTCCCCACTTTATCACCGGgtttcaattcttcaagACATATCATGCATTCTTCATACTCTTCTTTCTCGGTAGTATTTGAGGTCATCATCTCAGGCAGCACACTATCCACCATCCGCGGAATGATTTCGTATTGCGGCTTTGGGATGGGTGCCAAGATATACACCAACATTTTCTTATTATTTGCCTGCTGCGCAGTGAGATCAAACTTGTTCAAACAATCATTTATATGGTCTTCTTTATACTTTTCAAACTCGTCTTGTGGAATCACATCGTGGTTATGTGGGCTTCGAAGTGTGATAAACTCTTTCAAAAGATTGATGCCGCACACGGGACATAGATTCGCATCGCTTATGTTATCTCTCCGCAACGACGACGTTGACGAAGACGAAGGTAGCTGACTCGTGATCTCTCTTGTTCGACTTTGTTTGAGCATTGTGTCAGCGCATTTGTCGCAAGTTCTGTTTTTGCTCATCATCGTTTGTGGTGAAGCCAGTGAGGAAAATGGTGAAGACgtggaaaaggaagaagccGTTGGCGGAGGTGCCACCAATGGCGTATAGTATATGAATTGTGATGAGCAATCTGCACAAACAACCTTACCGCAACGTCGACAGTGGTGCCGCCTACACCATAGATTGAATGTTTTGTGACAAAGGCGACAAGTGGAAGTGTCATAATCATTTTCCCAAACTGGGGACTGCGgtattggtggtgg
It encodes the following:
- the PCD1 gene encoding 8-oxo-dGTP diphosphatase: MIRATPKRLLTTRIPKQYKEFKYPNYNIKHNLPRLPHRQSNITGATFPSTFSNNNNNNKNKTQIQTMVSTEAQLDKLRNYTAPTYYSSSARTNEGQNTTVSVWHRVPVSRRSAVFILLFLGKKGELRVLLTKRSSKLRNFPGHVALPGGKADDASESEWQVSRREMHEEIGLSSDDESLAKLGITIEHLTLLPSYLSRTFSCVRPCVGFMKFDNNNNSSNQDETDIENTIALKLNLALNPGESSSIFSCPLRDFLYPTIDEKPMESIERVSYKVKWGGIPWDLRSYMFLQNNENEIDWLKDIKDLSQSEEDDILGSELDSEDKESVTPPSFRSRASSPKRGDSNTQVVVKKSSREPSTKQNLSSWGRLGSRKLEDTNEKVYDVWGLTANILHDLSRLIYDDRSSNKRMIVGEEDMIYALYEYGNMMQQKERSEMERKMIHSTSVDDSQNGFCEILPKEVFDRLVNIYKL
- the SSF1 gene encoding rRNA-binding ribosome biosynthesis protein (BUSCO:EOG09263NE7), which translates into the protein MAKRRTKRRTHKKVSEEDLSKIPKSMVLHLGAALKNHSLSQLVNDFRNTMQPYTAINLRERKSNKLKDFIVMCGPLGVSDIFIFNQSATGNITLRMGKLPRGPTLQFRVNTYSLCKDVRRILKHPKSVGKDSLEFHQPPLLVLNGFTAVNEAESHEKLLITMFQNMFPPIQPQITKVNTIKRVLLITKDKKTGEIELRHYAINTKLVEESRNVKKLIQSHHNLKKKLPKMTNAQDVSDLILDPYAVGGLTSDSEVEDDAVVEVQHEELVKKDAKKPEETGTNSVTTERKKRAIKLIELGPRINMSLMKIEEGLVGSSKTLYHAAVTKTQRDMDELDAKHRQKEKLKAERRSKQQAAVQAKLDAKKAKKAKKARFADDDEVKGEANGEEEEEEEGEEEEEENADEDMPELKAEDYENDSDLYSDVEV
- the RRP3 gene encoding ribosomal RNA processing protein; the protein is MSSKGIQKKTKAVDATKKLAEKIKKQALKQKALASASSAASTKESLPVSETISISTSETPVSDVSELSNKEDLSTKKDQSSASSSSSTSSSSSPPSVQSFTEFDLVPELLESIQSLKYTQPTPIQAAAIPHALQGKDIVGIAETGSGKTAAFAIPILQTLYTAAQPYYALVLAPTRELAFQIKETFDALGSSMGLRSVCIIGGMSMMEQARDLMRKPHVIIATPGRLIDHLEHTKGFSLKKLQYLVMDEVDRMIDLDYAKAIDQILKQIPSHQRITYLYTATMSREIEKFKRSLNSPVQVEIVKSEKVPDKLKQTMCLTSPNTKDTRLIQIVNSDSMKRVIIFTRTVVHTRRCCLMLLNLGFKCVELHGQMPQSRRLGAINKFKAGTPILVATDVAARGLDIPAVDLVINYDIPDPTSYIHRVGRTARAGKAGKAISLVTQYDLESYLRIENTLGTKLPKEDLPLDEMQGLQVSVDRALSKAIQMLRNEENDNKSRHRGRSNNK